In the Deltaproteobacteria bacterium genome, one interval contains:
- a CDS encoding IS4 family transposase, whose product MTEGDTICLSKTSKQILVLAWRLLSKTCATLIDFLKITLNSQDFLSRYRLSEKHFSRNRKLTLPIVVLFLMNWVRSSLQKELDGFFQILHSTDMPVRKVTAGAWCRARRKLAFEAFVELGAKLVSFFYATFPHRRWKGFRLLAVDGSTLRVPSNHETKRFFGVWHPAKGKKTCPLARVSLLYDVLNHLTVHALMSPKNEGERALAAKHLESAGPDDLLLLDRGYTGYAFFAQVLSRKSHFLVRMKQNQTVVKKFLSSGKREQFITLEPSPLARKACDQKGIPAAPLKLRILRFTVKNRCRVILLTSLLDRERFPLSELKELYSKRWEVESAYKWIKCRIEIENFSGKSPLTILQDFHARVLTANLAAVIAHPVQDRLQQEDKEHPPKHARRINFTYALSAMKDNVVSLLTGNTVLEILHALFRLLHKTLSVIRPGRRNPRKKGPKLKLFAMAYKPIA is encoded by the coding sequence ATGACTGAAGGAGATACAATATGCTTATCGAAAACCTCAAAACAGATCCTGGTGTTGGCATGGCGCCTGCTTTCCAAAACCTGTGCCACATTAATTGATTTCCTGAAGATTACTCTGAATTCACAAGATTTTTTAAGCCGATATCGGTTGTCTGAAAAGCACTTCTCGCGTAACCGCAAGCTCACTCTTCCCATCGTCGTTCTTTTCCTCATGAACTGGGTCCGGAGTTCCCTCCAGAAAGAGCTGGACGGATTTTTCCAGATACTCCACTCCACGGATATGCCCGTAAGGAAGGTAACCGCCGGGGCATGGTGTCGGGCCAGACGGAAACTGGCCTTCGAGGCGTTCGTGGAGTTGGGAGCCAAGCTCGTTTCCTTCTTCTATGCTACATTCCCGCATCGTCGGTGGAAGGGTTTTCGTCTCTTGGCCGTCGACGGATCTACGCTGCGGGTGCCTTCCAACCATGAAACCAAGAGGTTTTTCGGGGTTTGGCATCCTGCCAAAGGAAAGAAAACCTGTCCTTTGGCTCGGGTTTCCCTCCTCTATGACGTCCTCAATCACCTCACGGTACACGCCCTCATGTCACCCAAAAACGAGGGTGAACGCGCTTTGGCCGCCAAGCACTTGGAATCGGCCGGACCCGACGACCTCCTGCTCCTCGACCGAGGATACACCGGATATGCTTTCTTCGCACAGGTACTCAGCCGAAAAAGCCATTTCCTCGTCCGCATGAAACAGAACCAAACGGTGGTCAAGAAATTCCTCAGCTCGGGAAAACGGGAGCAGTTCATCACTCTCGAACCGAGCCCCTTGGCTCGAAAAGCCTGCGATCAAAAGGGAATCCCCGCTGCTCCCTTGAAGCTCAGAATACTCCGGTTCACCGTGAAAAACCGATGCAGGGTGATCCTCCTTACCTCGCTCCTGGACAGGGAACGGTTTCCCTTGTCCGAACTCAAAGAACTCTACTCAAAGCGGTGGGAGGTGGAGAGCGCCTACAAATGGATCAAATGCCGCATTGAAATCGAAAACTTCTCCGGAAAGTCGCCCCTTACGATCCTTCAGGACTTCCACGCCCGAGTCCTCACAGCCAACCTCGCCGCCGTCATCGCTCATCCCGTACAGGATCGGCTCCAACAGGAGGATAAAGAGCATCCCCCAAAACACGCCAGGCGGATCAACTTCACTTATGCTCTCTCTGCCATGAAAGACAACGTGGTCTCCCTGCTCACCGGAAACACCGTCTTGGAAATCCTACACGCACTCTTTCGGCTCTTGCATAAAACCTTGTCCGTCATCCGCCCAGGCCGAAGAAATCCAAGAAAGAAGGGACCCAAGCTGAAACTCTTCGCTATGGCTTACAAACCCATCGCTTAA
- a CDS encoding PKD domain-containing protein, whose amino-acid sequence MVVEFRGRKFQFHQESFSYLYQCRGLHGDPDPPVAAFSGSPTSGAAPLSVSFTDQSTNNPTSWSWNFGDGSNSSAQNPTHTYSSPGNYTVTLTVSNAYGSDSETKSNYIVAIEDVTEPEVTYFQINNGAGTTTTQLVTLNNTTANIPSQYMASESPSFAGASWITYSASPCFTLSSGSGPKTLYFKARNESGESAVASDTIEAKFISVSSPDLAGLCDEELMDDLIIFTNFNKSSIGSYNFYWNGRVVQFGTGYSPPTGFDPGDYDYYTGGLQILIGGNCGEGIPDAIWIDVVENQLVVKVLFTPIGVLADWSSSFAQNEYWTIRCGQNYLASTNPSMSMSGYVEFKKVQCVTE is encoded by the coding sequence GTGGTCGTGGAATTTCGGGGACGGAAGTTCCAGTTCCACCAGGAATCCTTCTCATACCTATACCAGTGCCGGGGTTTACACGGTGACCCTGACCCTCCCGTAGCTGCTTTTTCCGGGAGCCCTACGAGCGGAGCTGCACCGTTGTCAGTGAGCTTCACGGACCAGTCAACAAATAACCCCACTTCGTGGTCGTGGAATTTCGGCGACGGGAGCAACAGTTCGGCCCAAAATCCAACTCACACCTATTCCAGTCCCGGAAACTACACGGTGACCCTGACCGTGTCCAACGCTTATGGAAGCGACAGTGAGACAAAGAGCAATTATATTGTGGCCATTGAGGATGTTACTGAGCCTGAGGTGACGTACTTCCAGATTAACAATGGTGCTGGCACCACTACCACCCAGTTGGTCACATTGAACAATACCACAGCGAACATTCCGAGTCAGTATATGGCGAGCGAGTCGCCCAGTTTTGCAGGAGCGTCCTGGATTACTTACTCTGCAAGTCCGTGTTTCACTTTGAGTTCAGGCAGTGGACCAAAAACACTTTATTTTAAGGCAAGAAACGAATCGGGCGAATCTGCTGTAGCCTCAGATACAATTGAGGCAAAATTTATTTCTGTATCAAGCCCCGATCTCGCCGGCTTATGTGATGAAGAATTAATGGATGATTTAATTATTTTTACAAATTTTAACAAGTCGAGCATAGGAAGCTATAATTTTTACTGGAATGGTAGAGTCGTTCAGTTTGGTACTGGATATTCCCCACCGACAGGATTTGACCCTGGCGATTATGATTACTATACTGGTGGACTTCAAATATTAATAGGAGGGAACTGTGGTGAAGGAATTCCCGACGCCATTTGGATCGATGTTGTTGAGAACCAATTGGTCGTAAAGGTTCTATTTACACCTATTGGCGTTTTAGCAGATTGGTCAAGTTCCTTTGCTCAAAACGAATATTGGACTATTCGATGCGGGCAGAACTATCTTGCAAGTACAAATCCTTCGATGTCTATGAGCGGTTACGTGGAATTTAAAAAGGTGCAGTGCGTTACAGAATAG
- a CDS encoding PKD domain-containing protein, producing MEASGTITSYDIANQLTGSHKLSSAGTDYEVRFLPIPQKSAPMNMDASNVVIPVEITLEGTGTTFLGEFIFDIDWYFKVEFGLFPFINYAVFKAMPSIKTRLVCSSSVSVSLYKISLSLLPKPIELSPIFVPTPIGVPIMVVPKVDLDLEVQPGVTFQDMKSGLDYKLVNTTGVEYKNFNLSPIFILDQKLTPIYEYTGTQSNTYIRAGISPEIGLYIYNVLGGYFSAGPFFEFEIDPSRDPLLELWFGMGASVGIELEVFTYEVLDIAWNFLETKVLAWEVRLHLPIIKSFFINNNDYETTSREVVLVHTAENEPTFFMASESPSFSGTSWQTYDPSPSITLSPGNGTKTVHFKLKNSAGESAVASDSIELVVEPQVQFYQINNGASYTTSHMVTLNNSVLCNPTEYMASESQSFSAASWKAYSSSPSFTLSSGYGSKTVYFKARNSAGESSVTSDSIDIVGSSVAAFSGSPTSGAAPLSVSFTDQSTNNPTSWSWNFGDGSSSSTRNPSHTYTSAGVYTVTLTLP from the coding sequence ATGGAAGCTTCGGGAACCATTACGTCCTATGACATCGCAAATCAACTTACCGGTTCACACAAGTTATCGAGCGCGGGCACGGATTACGAAGTGCGTTTTCTTCCCATTCCTCAAAAGAGCGCTCCTATGAACATGGACGCATCCAATGTTGTGATACCTGTCGAAATCACACTTGAAGGTACGGGAACAACCTTTCTCGGCGAGTTCATATTTGACATAGATTGGTACTTTAAAGTCGAGTTTGGCCTTTTCCCTTTCATCAACTATGCTGTCTTCAAAGCCATGCCCTCTATCAAGACCAGACTCGTCTGTAGTTCTAGCGTCAGTGTGAGTTTGTATAAGATATCGTTGTCCTTGTTGCCTAAACCTATTGAGTTGTCACCCATCTTTGTTCCAACACCAATCGGTGTACCGATTATGGTGGTTCCAAAGGTAGATCTCGATTTGGAGGTCCAGCCAGGGGTTACTTTTCAAGACATGAAATCCGGCCTTGACTACAAATTAGTAAATACAACAGGAGTTGAATATAAGAATTTTAACCTATCACCTATATTTATTTTAGACCAAAAGCTAACTCCTATTTATGAATATACAGGAACACAAAGTAATACATACATAAGAGCAGGTATTTCGCCAGAAATAGGTCTTTACATTTATAATGTACTTGGTGGATATTTTTCCGCAGGCCCTTTTTTTGAATTCGAAATTGACCCTTCACGTGATCCATTATTGGAACTATGGTTTGGAATGGGGGCAAGTGTCGGTATTGAATTAGAGGTTTTTACATATGAAGTATTAGACATCGCATGGAACTTCCTTGAAACTAAAGTATTAGCTTGGGAAGTCCGTTTACATCTACCGATAATAAAGAGTTTTTTTATAAATAACAACGATTATGAAACAACAAGTCGAGAAGTCGTATTAGTTCATACTGCAGAGAATGAGCCAACGTTTTTCATGGCCAGCGAATCGCCAAGCTTCTCTGGCACCTCATGGCAGACCTATGATCCATCCCCAAGTATCACGTTGAGTCCAGGAAATGGTACCAAGACGGTACATTTCAAATTGAAAAACAGCGCAGGCGAGTCTGCTGTGGCTAGCGACAGCATTGAGTTAGTAGTTGAGCCTCAGGTGCAGTTCTACCAGATCAACAATGGGGCATCTTACACGACGTCTCACATGGTTACGCTGAATAATTCCGTGTTGTGCAACCCGACCGAATACATGGCCAGTGAATCGCAAAGCTTTTCCGCAGCCTCTTGGAAGGCCTACTCCTCATCCCCAAGTTTCACTTTGAGCTCAGGATACGGCTCAAAAACAGTCTATTTCAAAGCGAGAAATAGTGCGGGTGAGTCCTCGGTGACGAGTGACTCCATTGATATCGTGGGAAGCTCCGTAGCTGCTTTTTCCGGGAGCCCTACGAGCGGAGCTGCACCGTTGTCAGTGAGCTTTACGGACCAGTCAACAAATAACCCCACTTCGTGGTCGTGGAATTTCGGGGACGGAAGTTCCAGTTCCACCAGGAATCCTTCTCATACCTATACCAGTGCCGGGGTTTACACGGTGACCCTGACCCTCCCGTAG